The following are from one region of the Corylus avellana chromosome ca1, CavTom2PMs-1.0 genome:
- the LOC132167762 gene encoding uncharacterized protein LOC132167762: protein MDKSWMTKFKGLVEYMNGAKSFVEFAVSKSTNKEYIICSCKKCKFNKSLSPKLAYTHLTGGTGIMLGYTERVFHGERMCDLVTQREPTVKGSSSALVPDESRTMNAMLRDVFGMHPSITDEFTSHIEAQPNVVESVQDTVDDESARKYYNLRIESEKPLHDKTKHSKLGAIVHLYNLKCMGGISNTIFTSLLEFINLLIPTDGEALPKNTYEAKKFLRDLGLGYEKILACRNNCMLFWNDTEHLDLCTKCILSKWKDDIRDGQSRPSKRRPIKVLRWFLLIPRLQRLFMS, encoded by the coding sequence atggacaagagttggatgacaaagtttaAGGGTTTGGTTGAGTATATGAACGGAGCCAAGTCATTTGTGGAATTTGCAGTTAGCAAGTCTACAAATAAGGAGTATATAATCTGCTCATGTAAAAAGTGTAAATTCAACAAGAGTCTTAGTCCAAAGTTGGCTTACACACATTTAACAGGTGGAACAGGCATTATGCTTGGTTACACCGAACGGGTGTTCCATGGAGAAAGGATGTGTGATCTTGTTACTCAAAGAGAACCAACAGTTAAAGGATCTTCTTCAGCCCTCGTACCTGACGAGTCGAGAACTATGAATGCCATGCTTCGTGATGTTTTCGGCATGCACCCGTCAATAACAGACGAATTTACTAGTCACATAGAAGCCCAACCTAATGTTGTAGAGTCAGTGCAGGACACAGTTGATGATGAGAGTGCGAGAAAATACTACAACTTGCGTATAGAATCAGAAAAGCCACTACATGATAAAACCAAACATAGCAAGTTAGGTGCTATTGTACATCTATACAATTTGAAGTGTATGGGTGGAATTAGTAACACTATATTCACATCGTtgcttgagttcatcaatctgTTGATCCCGACGGATGGTGAAGCCTTGCCaaaaaatacatatgaggccaaaaaGTTTTTGAGGGACTTGGGGCTTGGATATGAGAAGATTCTAGCTTGTCgaaataattgtatgttatttTGGAACGATACTGAGCATTTAGATTTGTGTACAAAATGCATATTATCAAAGTGGAAGGACGATATTAGAGATGGGCAGTCTCGACCATCTAAAAGACGGCCCATTAAGGTGTTGCGATGGTTTCTACTGATACCACGCTTGCAAAGGTTGTTTATGTCGTAG